One part of the Lytechinus pictus isolate F3 Inbred chromosome 3, Lp3.0, whole genome shotgun sequence genome encodes these proteins:
- the LOC129256359 gene encoding retinol dehydrogenase 8-like, which produces MPEIVFISGCSSGIGLSTAQLLAHDPQKRFLVYATILKPLEQEEQFRLQVGDALNDTLFPLQMDITKEAMIVDAIGTVMKDHGRIDIIINIAGVNLYNVTEAISFDVMKKVFDINFFGMVRVAQEVIPVMKRQRSGRIIIMGSIHGLGAFPYFGLYGATKQAIVGFSQEIAIIGRFFNISVSVIEPGGVDTAIMENMIAQELGGHGEIQRNKNTTDIDLTLSKCFENVDIYHPDLLSLPKCQKPSDIAQLILKVATADKPHFRYQTSEACQAYAARFYKDVTGDSHIDYQVAELESFRTKLAEKEAK; this is translated from the exons ATGCCAGAGATTGTTTTTATCAGCGGATGTTCATCGGGCATTGGGTTATCCACGGCCCAACTCTTAGCCCATGATCCACAGAAACGCTTTTTGGTGTATGCCACTATCTTGAAGCCATTGGAACAAGAAGAGCAGTTCAGGTTGCAGGTAGGAGACGCCCTCAACGATACACTGTTTCCGCTACAAATGGATATCACGAAGGAAGCTATGATAGTTGACGCGATTGGCACGGTGATGAAGGATCATGGACGAATAGATATAATAA TCAATATTGCAGGAGTCAATCTATACAACGTTACGGAGGCGATCAGTTTTGACGTCATGAAGAAAGTTTTTGATATCAACTTCTTCGGGATGGTACGAGTGGCACAGGAAGTAATTCCTGTAATGAAGCGCCAAAGGTCAGGTCGAATCATCATCATGGGAAGCATCCATGGATTGGGAG CTTTTCCTTACTTTGGTCTTTATGGTGCAACTAAACAAGCCATTGTGGGATTTAGTCAGGAGATAGCTATAATTGGAAGGTTCTTCAATATTag TGTAAGCGTTATTGAACCTGGTGGGGTTGACACGGCTATTATGGAGAACATGATCGCCCAGGAGCTAGGAGGACATGGtgaaatacaaagaaacaaGAATACAACTGATATCGACCTCACACTGTCAAAGTGCTTCGAAAACGTTGACATCTACCACCCCGATCTTCTCAGTTTACCTAAATGCCAAAAACCTTCAGATATTGCACAACTAATCCTCAAAGTTGCAACGGCAGACAAACCTCACTTCCGTTACCAAACGTCGGAG GCCTGTCAAGCTTACGCAGCGAGGTTCTATAAGGATGTGACGGGCGATTCGCATATCGATTACCAGGTCGCCGAACTTGAGTCATTTAGGACGAAACTAGCAGAAAAGGAAGCAAAATGA